The window GCAATCAACAGAGAGTGATACTCAACTTCGATACTTCATACGCAGTAAAACCACGTCTTGGTCACAAAAGGTTGTCTGAGCTCACTTCAAAGGCGCAAGATTATACACCCAAGCGGATTGGAAAGACAAAAAAAGCGAGCAATCTGCTCGCTTTCTTATCTTTCTACTGACTTTAAACTAAAGCCGAATTATTGAATAACCGGCACTTCATCGCTGTAGAGTGGTTCACCCTGCATAATGCTGATTTCCACACGACGGTTAAGGGCACGATTTTCATCAGAGTCATTTGGAACCAGTGGTTCAGTGTCAGCCATCCCTCGTACTCGCAAACGCTGATGAGAAAATCCTCTCACCTTTTCCATCTCTTGGGCGACCGATACAGCGCGCTGAGACGAGAGATCCCAGTTTGAGCGATACAGTTCAGAATCCAGCACTTGGTTATCGGTGTGACCAGAGATTCTCACGATGCCGGGTACGTCTTTAACCAATTCCGCAATCTGGCGCACCAATGGACGGAATTTAGGCTGTAGGAACGCAGAACCTTCCGGAAACGCCCCCTTTTCTCGCATCCGAATCACGATCTGCTGCCCTAAATTTTCGACTTCGATCGCACCTTGATCGATCTCTCGCGCCAGTGCTTTCTTGATGCTCTCCATCAAGGTTTCCATCTCTTGCGACATCATTTGAGACTGCTGCTGTTGGGTCTCGGATTCGGTAGTCTGGTTGTTCCTTGTCGATGTCTCTGGTGACTGACCGCCAGTTAATTTTCCTTGATCATGCCGACTTCCACCGGAACGATCAGACTCACCTTCATGGAATTCCAATGTTTGCTGAGTGATGTCCATGGTTTGCTGCATAATGACGTCAATCGGCGTTGGCTCTGGGCGTCCCGGCCTGAACTCCTGAGCAATAATGCTGGTTCCTTTGGGGATATCTTTCACTTCGAGCTGACTTTGTACGCCAAATGCGAACTTCATCGAACCCGCAATCTGCTTAAACTTGAGTACATCCATCTCTGAGAACGAGAGCAGCAGAACAAAGAAGCACATCAATAATGACATTAAGTCAGCAAAGGTCCCCATCCACAACGGGAGACCAGGTGGCGGACAATCACATTTATTATCTTCATCATCCATCACAATACTCCCGATTACTCACCAATCTCTAAGGCACGCTTGCCTTCATTGAGATAGTTCTTCAGGTAACTGTCGATGACTCGCGGATTCTGACCGTCCTGTATGGCAAGAACACCATCCATGATCAGGCGGCGATTTAGTGTTTCCTGATCACGACGTAAAGCGAGTTTATCGGCGATCGGGAAAAACACCATATTGGATAAGATTGCGCCGTAAAGCGTGGTCAAAAGCGCAACAGCCATTGCAGGTCCAATCGATTTGGGATCATCCATGTTTGAAAGCATCGCCACCAGACCAACTAAGGTACCGATCATCCCCATCGCAGGCGTGACATCACCAAACGCGCGGAATACGCCAGTACCTTGCGTATGTCGCTCTCCAGTCAGAGCAATATCTTTTTTTAATGCGGCACGAACAACATCTGCATCATGACCATCCACCAAAAGGTCGATGCCTTTTTGCATAAAGCTGTTAGTAATTTCCATTTCTTCTAATGCGAGAAAGCCACCTTTACGCGCGGCATCGGCCATTTCAACAATTTTAGCGATCAAGTCTTCAGGCTCATCAGCTTTAAATAGGAAAGCTTTGCCCGCAATTTTTGCCGCACCAAAGAACTGCCCGATTGTGAAC is drawn from uncultured Vibrio sp. and contains these coding sequences:
- the pomA gene encoding flagellar motor protein PomA gives rise to the protein MDLATLIGLIGGFAFVVMAMVLGGSIGMFVDVTSILIVVGGSTFVVLMKFTIGQFFGAAKIAGKAFLFKADEPEDLIAKIVEMADAARKGGFLALEEMEITNSFMQKGIDLLVDGHDADVVRAALKKDIALTGERHTQGTGVFRAFGDVTPAMGMIGTLVGLVAMLSNMDDPKSIGPAMAVALLTTLYGAILSNMVFFPIADKLALRRDQETLNRRLIMDGVLAIQDGQNPRVIDSYLKNYLNEGKRALEIGE
- a CDS encoding flagellar motor protein MotB: MDDEDNKCDCPPPGLPLWMGTFADLMSLLMCFFVLLLSFSEMDVLKFKQIAGSMKFAFGVQSQLEVKDIPKGTSIIAQEFRPGRPEPTPIDVIMQQTMDITQQTLEFHEGESDRSGGSRHDQGKLTGGQSPETSTRNNQTTESETQQQQSQMMSQEMETLMESIKKALAREIDQGAIEVENLGQQIVIRMREKGAFPEGSAFLQPKFRPLVRQIAELVKDVPGIVRISGHTDNQVLDSELYRSNWDLSSQRAVSVAQEMEKVRGFSHQRLRVRGMADTEPLVPNDSDENRALNRRVEISIMQGEPLYSDEVPVIQ